A DNA window from Mycobacterium sp. IDR2000157661 contains the following coding sequences:
- a CDS encoding glycoside hydrolase family 130 protein: protein MTSAVAEQVTRSTHRLASNRSRVIARLFVPGAEGFEEQDSRAGAALARVLALDEDEVHTALDDVIARFDGRHRDLLGILRRHAYEIADRLDPAAAASEARLLLMGAVFTSEYAIEGAALCNPSMVAHPDQAGTAAHSLRFVMSVRGIGEGHISSIGFRTGIVDDFGAVVLDDPPEFATVGAVVPTLLEGPVFRNELRRMHGTGEAADFVLDGLGGRFTRADLDERIDRLQDHRRTRGRAAETISLIRAIADRMYGVELSAGMISEQVLWPAMQAERAGMEDARFVRFVEDDGTVTFYASYTAYDGSHISQQLLTTTDFHSFTSTPMVGRAAANKGLGLFPRRIRGRFAAMSRSDRESNAVAFSDDPFEWTTSQPCQQPTRAWEAVQIGNCGPPIETEAGWLVLTHGVGPMRTYRIGAILLDIEEPTRVIGRLRAPLLSPTPDEQDGYVPNVVYSCGALVHRATLVLPYGIGDATVGFATVPMDALLAELRS, encoded by the coding sequence GTGACTTCGGCCGTCGCCGAGCAGGTCACGCGCAGCACCCACCGGCTCGCATCGAACAGATCCAGGGTGATCGCTCGCCTGTTCGTACCGGGCGCGGAGGGCTTCGAGGAGCAGGACTCCCGTGCCGGCGCGGCGCTCGCCCGCGTCCTGGCTCTCGACGAGGACGAGGTGCACACGGCGTTGGACGATGTGATCGCGCGGTTCGACGGACGGCATCGCGATCTGCTCGGCATCCTTCGCAGGCACGCCTATGAGATCGCCGACCGCCTGGACCCGGCCGCTGCGGCGTCCGAGGCTCGGCTGCTCCTCATGGGAGCGGTGTTCACCAGCGAGTACGCCATCGAAGGCGCAGCTTTGTGCAATCCGAGCATGGTGGCTCACCCTGACCAGGCGGGAACGGCCGCCCACAGCTTGCGCTTCGTGATGAGCGTGCGCGGGATAGGTGAAGGACACATCTCCTCGATCGGATTTCGGACGGGCATCGTCGATGACTTCGGTGCGGTCGTGCTCGACGATCCACCCGAATTCGCGACGGTGGGCGCGGTCGTGCCGACACTGCTCGAGGGGCCGGTGTTCCGCAATGAGTTGCGCCGCATGCATGGCACCGGTGAGGCGGCCGACTTCGTCCTCGACGGCCTCGGCGGCAGGTTCACCCGAGCCGATCTCGATGAACGGATCGACCGGCTGCAGGATCACCGCCGTACACGCGGTCGCGCCGCCGAGACGATCTCGCTGATCCGCGCCATCGCGGATCGGATGTACGGCGTCGAACTGTCCGCCGGAATGATCAGTGAGCAGGTCCTCTGGCCGGCGATGCAAGCCGAGCGAGCGGGGATGGAAGACGCGCGGTTCGTCCGGTTCGTAGAGGACGACGGAACCGTGACGTTCTATGCGAGCTACACCGCCTACGACGGATCGCACATCAGCCAGCAACTGCTGACGACTACCGACTTCCACTCGTTCACGTCCACTCCGATGGTGGGTCGGGCCGCGGCCAACAAGGGTCTGGGATTGTTTCCCCGGCGGATAAGGGGTCGGTTCGCCGCCATGTCGCGATCGGACCGCGAATCCAACGCCGTCGCCTTCTCGGACGACCCCTTCGAGTGGACCACCTCGCAACCGTGCCAGCAGCCGACGCGCGCCTGGGAGGCTGTGCAGATCGGAAACTGCGGACCGCCCATCGAAACCGAAGCCGGCTGGCTGGTGCTCACCCACGGAGTCGGTCCGATGCGCACCTACCGCATCGGGGCCATTCTGCTCGACATCGAGGAACCCACCCGGGTCATCGGTCGACTCCGTGCGCCCCTGCTCAGCCCTACCCCCGACGAGCAGGACGGTTATGTCCCCAACGTCGTCTACTCGTGCGGCGCACTGGTACACCGCGCTACGTTGGTGCTGCCCTACGGTATCGGCGACGCGACAGTCGGTTTCGCCACGGTGCCAATGGATGCTCTGCTCGCCGAGCTGAGGTCGTGA
- a CDS encoding glycosyltransferase, with protein sequence MSAVSPPPVFDHLMRLTDRRGTLEHACLTEPLPEHGYCTDDVARVLVVTTRGSGGDRALNGLAGLSLRFLDEAQTLTGPCHNRMDRDGKWTDEPALEDAWGRCLWGLGTAAAHSTVAWARQSALMQFDRAAQQRSVWPRASAFAVLGAAEVLAVDPQHRSARALITDYAASVPADGADPSWPWPEPRLTYANAVLPEAMIAAGTALDDSILTRRGLDLLAWLIRTESVDGRLSPTPVAGRGPQDIRPAFDQQPIEVSTIADACARAAAVDADPIWRDGIRAAAAWFLGDNDAGTPMWDPRTGGGFDGLHAHGVNKNQGAESTLALISTFQQARRLSTVPQ encoded by the coding sequence ATGAGCGCGGTATCGCCGCCGCCGGTGTTCGACCATCTGATGCGGCTGACCGACCGCCGCGGCACCTTGGAGCACGCATGTCTCACCGAACCGCTGCCCGAGCACGGGTACTGCACCGATGATGTCGCCCGTGTCCTGGTCGTGACCACTCGCGGCTCGGGCGGCGACCGCGCGCTGAACGGCCTTGCCGGACTTTCGCTGCGGTTCCTCGACGAGGCTCAGACCCTCACCGGCCCCTGCCACAATCGGATGGACCGGGACGGCAAGTGGACCGATGAACCGGCGCTCGAAGACGCCTGGGGGAGGTGTCTCTGGGGTCTGGGCACCGCGGCCGCCCACAGCACGGTGGCCTGGGCCCGGCAGTCGGCGCTGATGCAGTTCGACCGGGCCGCCCAGCAACGGTCGGTGTGGCCGCGCGCGAGCGCGTTCGCGGTCCTGGGTGCAGCCGAAGTACTCGCGGTCGACCCGCAGCACCGTTCGGCGCGCGCGCTGATCACCGACTACGCCGCTTCGGTGCCCGCCGACGGTGCCGACCCGTCGTGGCCCTGGCCCGAGCCCCGGTTGACCTACGCGAACGCCGTTCTGCCCGAGGCGATGATCGCCGCAGGCACCGCTCTGGACGACTCGATCCTGACTCGACGCGGCCTCGACCTGCTGGCCTGGCTCATCCGAACCGAGTCGGTCGACGGCCGCTTGTCACCGACACCCGTCGCGGGCAGGGGCCCGCAGGACATCAGGCCCGCATTCGATCAGCAGCCGATCGAGGTGTCCACGATCGCGGACGCCTGCGCGCGCGCCGCCGCCGTGGACGCCGACCCGATCTGGCGCGACGGCATCCGTGCCGCCGCGGCATGGTTCCTTGGTGACAACGACGCGGGCACACCGATGTGGGACCCGCGCACCGGAGGCGGATTCGACGGGCTGCACGCCCACGGCGTGAACAAGAATCAGGGCGCGGAGTCGACGTTGGCGCTCATCTCGACCTTTCAGCAGGCGCGCCGCTTATCGACTGTGCCGCAGTGA
- a CDS encoding glycosyltransferase encodes MTTLSTFPTLSNPVAAESFSEVPSFAILSTYPPTPCGLATFSSALAEGLVSQGAEVGIVRLADGDPTTSGRVIGEYHTGSPSSVSRCADLLNRSDVAVIQHEYGIYGGRDGDEVVDVLDGLRVPSIVIAHTVLRDPTRHQRMVLKAVAARADQLIAMSQAATERLRAGFGVESGKITTIPHGATVPMGAYGSRGSRPTVLTWGLLGPGKGVERVIEAMRSLRNLPGRPRYVVAGRTHPKVLAADGEAYRAALVEQARACGVADSVVFDTGYRNVAMLMALARSAAVVVLPYDSPDQVTSGVLVDAIASGRPVVATAFPHAVELLASGAGIVVDHDDPEALEAALRRVLTQPRLAGAMAAEARRLAPEMAWPIVARTYVDVAQRLLAQRQTRR; translated from the coding sequence TTGACCACCCTTTCCACGTTTCCCACCCTGTCGAACCCCGTTGCCGCTGAGAGCTTCTCCGAAGTTCCCAGCTTTGCCATTCTGAGCACCTATCCACCGACGCCCTGCGGACTGGCGACGTTCAGTTCCGCGCTCGCCGAAGGTCTGGTTTCCCAGGGCGCCGAGGTCGGCATCGTGCGTCTTGCCGATGGCGATCCCACCACCAGTGGTCGCGTCATCGGCGAATATCACACCGGCTCACCATCGTCCGTTTCACGGTGTGCTGACCTGCTGAACCGCAGCGATGTCGCGGTCATCCAGCACGAGTACGGCATCTACGGCGGGAGGGACGGCGACGAGGTCGTCGATGTTCTCGACGGGCTGCGCGTACCGTCGATCGTCATCGCTCACACCGTCCTTCGAGACCCGACGCGCCACCAGCGAATGGTTCTGAAAGCCGTTGCGGCCCGGGCAGATCAGCTGATCGCGATGTCGCAGGCCGCCACCGAGCGGCTGCGCGCCGGCTTCGGCGTCGAAAGCGGCAAGATCACCACCATCCCGCACGGCGCGACCGTGCCGATGGGCGCCTACGGCTCCCGGGGCAGCCGGCCGACGGTGTTGACGTGGGGTCTGTTGGGTCCGGGCAAGGGTGTTGAGCGAGTGATCGAGGCGATGAGATCGCTGCGGAACCTGCCCGGTCGCCCGCGTTATGTGGTTGCGGGCCGGACACACCCGAAAGTGCTGGCCGCCGACGGTGAGGCGTATCGCGCCGCCCTCGTCGAACAGGCGCGTGCGTGCGGTGTAGCGGACTCGGTCGTCTTCGACACCGGATACCGCAACGTCGCGATGCTGATGGCGCTGGCGCGGTCTGCAGCGGTGGTGGTCCTGCCTTATGATTCGCCCGATCAGGTGACATCGGGGGTCCTCGTCGATGCGATAGCAAGCGGGCGGCCCGTGGTCGCGACCGCGTTCCCGCATGCGGTCGAGTTGCTGGCGAGCGGCGCCGGGATCGTGGTCGATCACGACGACCCGGAAGCGCTGGAGGCCGCGCTGCGCCGGGTGCTGACGCAACCACGCCTGGCAGGGGCGATGGCGGCAGAGGCTCGACGACTGGCACCGGAGATGGCGTGGCCGATTGTGGCGCGCACCTATGTCGACGTGGCGCAGCGATTGCTCGCGCAACGACAGACACGCAGATGA
- a CDS encoding serine/threonine-protein kinase, which produces MSSRDGDSRLGTTFGPYELQSLIGVGGMGEVYRAYDTARERTVALKVLRADMAADPDFQERFRRESRVAARLQEPHVIPVHDFGDIDGVLYIDMRLVEGASLKELLRTAGALPPSRAVSVIGQVAAALDAAHGNGLVHRDIKPENVLLTPDDFVYLVDFGIAHGGGEASVTKTGLVLGSCAYMAPERISGERGGPASDVYSLACLLYECLTGRAPFEAGDLREVMGAHLFTAPPRPSIMRRGVGRGFDDVVARGMAKKPADRFPTAGDLAKAAAAAADQPPVAAPVPPPPPPGTRQFSAVDPNPARTAYQRRPPPPPKKRASNTQVALVVATIVMFTAAVVLAAVLVLTGQDSGTAPQTRLAVPPSTTTETVPPSGQRATTTSPTPTTSGPPIAGVSGTDSRGFVGHTARCAPGNAPAAAIRTAQSLAVICETGDGEYVYRGERLSDGANIQLAGAQPSGAGFTVTNPADGARYDVQPNMLTIISNGTVDSAEPALEYGASG; this is translated from the coding sequence GTGAGCTCGCGTGACGGCGACTCTCGCCTGGGCACCACGTTCGGGCCCTATGAGCTGCAGTCTCTGATCGGGGTCGGGGGAATGGGCGAGGTCTACCGCGCCTACGACACGGCAAGAGAGCGCACGGTCGCGCTCAAGGTGCTGCGTGCGGACATGGCCGCCGACCCCGACTTCCAGGAACGGTTCCGCCGCGAGTCGCGCGTCGCCGCCCGCCTGCAGGAACCGCACGTCATCCCGGTGCACGACTTCGGTGACATCGACGGCGTCCTCTACATCGACATGCGCCTCGTCGAAGGCGCCAGCCTGAAGGAACTACTGCGGACCGCCGGGGCGCTGCCCCCGTCGCGCGCGGTGTCCGTCATCGGCCAGGTCGCCGCCGCGCTGGACGCCGCGCACGGCAACGGCCTGGTGCATCGCGACATCAAACCCGAGAACGTCCTGCTCACCCCCGACGACTTCGTCTACCTGGTGGACTTCGGCATCGCCCACGGCGGCGGCGAGGCCAGCGTCACCAAGACCGGCCTGGTCCTCGGGTCCTGCGCGTACATGGCCCCGGAGCGCATCAGCGGCGAGCGTGGCGGCCCCGCCTCCGACGTCTACTCGCTGGCCTGCCTGCTCTACGAGTGCCTCACCGGCCGCGCGCCGTTCGAGGCCGGTGACCTGCGCGAGGTCATGGGCGCGCACCTGTTCACCGCGCCGCCGCGGCCGAGCATCATGCGCCGCGGCGTCGGCCGCGGGTTCGACGACGTCGTCGCGCGGGGCATGGCGAAGAAACCGGCCGACCGGTTCCCGACCGCCGGTGACCTGGCCAAAGCCGCCGCTGCGGCCGCCGACCAGCCACCCGTTGCGGCGCCGGTACCCCCGCCGCCGCCGCCCGGCACGCGGCAATTCTCCGCCGTCGACCCGAACCCGGCGCGCACGGCTTATCAGCGTCGCCCGCCGCCGCCGCCCAAGAAGCGCGCCAGCAACACGCAGGTCGCGCTGGTGGTGGCCACGATCGTGATGTTCACCGCAGCGGTGGTGCTTGCCGCGGTACTCGTCCTCACCGGCCAGGACTCCGGCACCGCGCCGCAGACCCGGCTGGCCGTGCCGCCGTCGACCACCACCGAGACGGTCCCGCCGTCCGGCCAGAGGGCCACCACCACGAGCCCGACACCGACGACCAGCGGGCCGCCGATCGCCGGCGTGTCCGGGACCGACTCGCGGGGCTTCGTCGGCCACACGGCCCGCTGTGCACCCGGCAACGCCCCGGCCGCCGCGATCAGGACGGCGCAGTCACTTGCGGTGATCTGCGAAACGGGCGACGGCGAGTACGTCTACCGCGGCGAGCGCCTCAGCGACGGCGCCAACATCCAACTGGCCGGCGCGCAACCCTCGGGCGCCGGGTTCACCGTCACCAACCCGGCCGACGGCGCGCGCTACGACGTGCAGCCGAACATGCTGACCATCATCAGCAACGGCACCGTCGACTCGGCCGAGCCGGCACTGGAGTACGGCGCATCCGGCTAG
- a CDS encoding YceI family protein translates to MSETPQAWHLDQSDGRLLVRTGVTGRAAKMGHRLTIAMNSWHAGVDWTHGEPTEVRMTVDVASLEVIGGEGGVTPLTGPEKMLARTNALKTLDVKRFPQITFETTTIERAPTGYRLAGTVQIHGTTRDCVVDLNVEESAGGWQMSGDVQIRQTEFGVKPYSMLMGAMKVADAVTVSFTAERATASPR, encoded by the coding sequence ATGTCAGAAACACCACAGGCGTGGCACCTCGACCAGAGCGACGGCCGGCTGCTGGTCCGCACCGGCGTCACGGGCCGGGCAGCGAAGATGGGTCACCGGCTGACCATCGCCATGAACAGCTGGCACGCCGGGGTCGACTGGACCCACGGCGAACCCACCGAGGTTCGGATGACCGTCGACGTGGCCTCCCTTGAGGTCATCGGCGGCGAAGGCGGCGTTACGCCGCTGACCGGTCCGGAGAAGATGCTGGCCCGCACCAACGCTCTGAAAACCCTTGACGTCAAGCGCTTCCCGCAGATCACGTTCGAGACGACGACGATCGAACGCGCGCCAACCGGTTACCGCCTCGCCGGTACAGTGCAGATACACGGAACAACCCGGGACTGCGTGGTCGACCTCAACGTCGAGGAGTCCGCCGGCGGATGGCAGATGTCCGGTGACGTGCAGATCCGTCAGACCGAGTTCGGCGTCAAGCCGTACTCGATGCTGATGGGCGCCATGAAGGTCGCCGACGCGGTCACCGTGTCGTTCACCGCGGAACGGGCCACCGCCTCGCCACGTTAA
- a CDS encoding NAD(P)/FAD-dependent oxidoreductase: MSEQWECAVIGGGAAGLSAALVLGRARRRTVVVDADEQSNRASASIGGLLGYDQRPPAELYSAGRRELAAYPSVEYRHGRVRSGRRVDSGFLLETDGGEIHAKRVLLTTGMQYCPPDMPGLAELWGTSVFQCPFCHGWEMRDARLASLAAGEEAVHSALMLRGWSDDVVILTDGRTDLSPAETNALTSAGVTIDDRRVVELLSEDGKLTAIAFADGTRLARDGLLVEAPLRQRTPLAEQLGATCAPGPLAADTIAVDQIHRTEASGVFAAGDVCTEQPHIAGAIQSGSQAAMIVVQSLLADEYGLPYPPT, from the coding sequence ATGAGTGAGCAGTGGGAATGTGCCGTCATCGGTGGGGGCGCGGCCGGGCTGAGCGCAGCCCTGGTGCTGGGCCGCGCCCGTCGGCGCACCGTCGTCGTCGATGCCGACGAACAGAGCAACCGGGCGTCGGCCTCCATCGGCGGCCTGCTCGGCTACGACCAGCGGCCGCCTGCCGAGCTGTACTCCGCCGGTCGCCGCGAGCTCGCGGCCTATCCCAGCGTCGAATACCGCCACGGCCGGGTCCGCAGCGGGCGCCGCGTCGACAGCGGCTTCCTCCTCGAAACCGACGGCGGCGAGATCCACGCCAAGCGCGTCCTGCTGACCACGGGCATGCAGTACTGCCCGCCCGATATGCCCGGGCTCGCCGAACTGTGGGGCACCTCGGTGTTCCAGTGCCCGTTCTGTCACGGCTGGGAGATGCGCGACGCCCGGCTGGCCAGCCTGGCCGCCGGGGAGGAGGCGGTGCACTCGGCGTTGATGCTGCGGGGCTGGAGCGACGACGTCGTCATCCTCACCGACGGCCGTACCGATCTCTCGCCGGCCGAGACGAACGCGCTGACGTCGGCGGGTGTCACGATCGACGACCGTCGTGTCGTCGAATTGCTCAGTGAGGACGGCAAGCTCACCGCCATCGCGTTCGCCGACGGCACCCGCCTGGCCCGCGACGGCCTGCTCGTGGAAGCGCCGCTGCGGCAACGCACGCCGCTCGCCGAGCAATTGGGGGCGACGTGCGCTCCCGGCCCGCTGGCCGCCGACACCATCGCCGTCGACCAGATCCACCGCACGGAGGCCAGTGGCGTGTTCGCGGCGGGCGACGTGTGCACCGAGCAACCGCACATCGCCGGCGCGATCCAGTCGGGCTCACAGGCTGCCATGATCGTGGTGCAGAGCCTGCTCGCCGACGAGTACGGGCTGCCCTATCCGCCCACTTGA
- a CDS encoding DUF1206 domain-containing protein produces MSVKYAVNRATDSRAMQYFARAGFPISGVLHVLVAYMIGRIALGSEGDADQYGALATVARQGGGAVSLWLVAAGLLALAMWRLAETAIGLHPGESPHAHTRRSPVLSRLKAFGLALVYAAVAYTAVQFALGASLRSGQQTEGLSARLMQSDGGKVIMVAVGLVIAVIGAYYVHKGATRKFLDDLCMPPGRLVTALGLCGHVAEGAVLFGAGLSVIGATYLSDPAKATGLDGAVEQISHARFGTALLSIAAAGFAAYGLYSFALTRYARM; encoded by the coding sequence ATGAGCGTCAAGTACGCGGTGAACCGTGCGACCGACAGTCGTGCGATGCAGTACTTCGCGCGGGCCGGATTCCCGATCAGCGGCGTCCTGCACGTCCTCGTGGCCTACATGATCGGGCGGATCGCGCTGGGATCGGAGGGCGACGCCGACCAGTACGGGGCGCTGGCGACCGTGGCGCGCCAGGGCGGCGGAGCCGTGTCGCTGTGGCTCGTGGCCGCCGGTTTGCTCGCCCTGGCGATGTGGCGACTCGCGGAGACCGCTATCGGCCTGCACCCGGGGGAGAGTCCCCACGCGCATACCCGGCGATCACCAGTCTTGAGCAGGCTCAAGGCGTTCGGACTGGCACTGGTCTACGCGGCGGTGGCGTACACCGCGGTGCAGTTCGCGCTGGGCGCGAGCCTGCGCAGCGGTCAGCAGACCGAGGGGCTGAGCGCGCGGCTGATGCAGTCCGACGGCGGCAAGGTGATCATGGTCGCCGTCGGCCTGGTCATCGCCGTCATCGGCGCCTACTACGTCCACAAGGGCGCCACCCGCAAGTTCCTCGACGACCTGTGCATGCCGCCGGGCCGGCTCGTCACCGCCCTCGGACTGTGCGGTCACGTCGCCGAGGGTGCGGTGCTGTTCGGCGCGGGTCTGTCCGTCATCGGCGCGACCTATCTGAGCGATCCGGCCAAGGCGACGGGTCTCGACGGGGCGGTCGAACAGATCAGCCACGCCCGCTTCGGCACGGCGCTGCTGTCGATCGCCGCCGCCGGGTTCGCCGCCTACGGGCTCTACAGTTTCGCGTTGACCCGTTACGCACGCATGTGA
- the ppk2 gene encoding polyphosphate kinase 2 encodes MTAETMIDLDALSTDGHGFTVDDQDDDDPVLLDRNGDPIQTWREHYPYDGRMDRADYEKVKRRLQIELLKLQQWSQRTGARHVIVVEGRDAAGKGGTIQRFTEHLNPRGARVVALEKPTDTEKSQWYFQRYVNHLPTAGEMVFFDRSWYNRAGVEKVMGFCTPEQHAEFLRQAPLFEEMLVNEGIHLTKFWFSVTPSEQRTRFAIRLIDPLRHWKFSAMDLESRNRWQEYTEAKEEMFLATDTDHAPWIVVKSNDKKRGRINAMRYLLSKYDYDDKDHDVVGEPDPLIVGRALED; translated from the coding sequence ATGACTGCTGAGACCATGATCGACCTCGACGCCCTGTCGACCGATGGGCACGGCTTCACCGTCGACGACCAGGACGACGACGATCCGGTGCTGCTGGACCGCAACGGCGACCCGATCCAGACCTGGCGGGAGCATTACCCCTACGACGGGCGCATGGACCGGGCCGACTACGAGAAGGTCAAGCGCCGCCTGCAGATCGAACTGCTCAAGCTGCAGCAGTGGAGCCAGCGCACCGGTGCGCGCCACGTGATCGTCGTGGAGGGCCGTGACGCCGCGGGCAAGGGCGGGACGATCCAGCGGTTCACCGAACATCTCAATCCGCGTGGCGCCCGCGTGGTGGCGCTGGAGAAGCCCACCGATACGGAGAAGTCGCAGTGGTACTTCCAGCGCTACGTCAACCACCTGCCCACCGCCGGTGAGATGGTGTTCTTCGACCGGTCCTGGTACAACCGTGCGGGGGTCGAGAAGGTGATGGGGTTCTGCACACCTGAGCAGCACGCCGAATTTCTCCGGCAGGCACCGCTTTTCGAGGAGATGCTGGTCAACGAGGGCATCCACCTGACCAAATTCTGGTTCTCGGTCACACCGTCTGAGCAGCGCACCCGGTTCGCGATCCGGCTGATCGACCCGTTGCGGCACTGGAAGTTCTCCGCGATGGACCTGGAGTCGCGCAACCGCTGGCAGGAGTACACCGAGGCCAAGGAGGAGATGTTCCTGGCCACCGACACCGACCACGCGCCGTGGATCGTGGTGAAGAGCAACGACAAGAAGCGCGGCCGCATCAACGCCATGCGCTACCTGCTGAGCAAGTACGACTACGACGACAAGGACCACGACGTCGTGGGCGAACCGGATCCCCTGATCGTCGGTCGCGCTCTGGAGGACTAA
- the nrfD gene encoding NrfD/PsrC family molybdoenzyme membrane anchor subunit, giving the protein MRDQLAVPHAEFRSYYGRPILKKPVWDWKIAAYLFSGGLSAGSAMLAAGADLTGRPGLRRVSRIGALFSVLASLYFLIADLGRPERFHHMLRVAKPSSPMSVGTWILFAYGPGAGLAGVAELLPRRVRRTGLGRLAGWLARPAGAWGAAMAPGVASYTAVLLSQTAVPAWREAHPYLPFVFTGSAAASGGGLGMLLGPVGESAPARRMAVLGAGMEVAASRVMERRLGLVGEAYTTGRPHRLRRLSELLTVGGAVGAVVGRRGAVVAASGAALLVGSALQRFAVFEAGKASTKDPKYVVLPQRERLAAAESVRA; this is encoded by the coding sequence ATGAGAGACCAACTGGCGGTGCCGCACGCCGAGTTCCGGTCATATTACGGACGGCCCATTCTGAAGAAGCCGGTGTGGGACTGGAAGATCGCGGCCTACCTGTTCTCCGGCGGGCTGTCGGCGGGGTCGGCGATGCTGGCGGCCGGGGCGGACCTGACGGGCCGGCCCGGGCTTCGCCGGGTGAGCCGGATCGGTGCGTTGTTCAGTGTTCTCGCGAGCCTGTACTTCCTGATCGCCGACCTCGGCCGCCCGGAGCGCTTCCACCACATGTTGCGGGTGGCCAAGCCGAGTTCACCGATGAGCGTCGGCACGTGGATTCTCTTCGCATACGGCCCGGGCGCGGGACTGGCCGGGGTCGCGGAGCTTCTGCCTCGGCGGGTTCGGCGCACAGGGCTCGGCCGGCTGGCCGGCTGGCTGGCCCGCCCCGCGGGAGCGTGGGGGGCCGCGATGGCACCGGGCGTCGCGTCGTATACCGCGGTGCTGTTGTCGCAGACGGCGGTTCCGGCCTGGCGGGAGGCGCACCCGTATCTTCCGTTCGTGTTCACGGGGTCGGCCGCGGCCAGCGGCGGCGGGCTCGGGATGCTGCTGGGTCCCGTCGGCGAGTCGGCGCCGGCGCGCCGGATGGCGGTGCTGGGCGCGGGCATGGAGGTGGCCGCGTCGCGGGTGATGGAGCGGCGTCTCGGCCTCGTCGGCGAGGCGTACACCACCGGCAGGCCGCATCGGCTGCGCCGGCTGTCGGAGCTGCTGACGGTCGGCGGGGCGGTCGGCGCTGTGGTGGGCCGGCGGGGTGCGGTGGTCGCGGCGTCGGGCGCGGCGCTGCTCGTCGGCAGCGCTTTGCAGCGGTTCGCGGTGTTCGAAGCCGGGAAGGCGTCGACAAAGGATCCGAAGTACGTGGTGTTGCCGCAACGCGAACGGCTCGCGGCGGCGGAGTCCGTTCGCGCTTAG
- a CDS encoding 4Fe-4S dicluster domain-containing protein gives MRDNSFYGPLADVAGEAGYDDHPPRMGFFTDTSVCIGCKACEVACKEWNGVPDARAGAGFNLLGMSFDNTGELGANSWRHVAFIEQPASDEPTVDLGMPGFERPGEAMSVDTGTDFRWLMSSDVCKHCTHAGCLDVCPTGALFRTEFGTVVVQQDICNGCGYCVSGCPYGVIERREGDGRAWKCTLCYDRLRDGLEPACAKACPTDSIQFGELDELRERAARRVEDLHARGVRQARLYGEDPNDGVGGDGAFFLLLDEPEVYGLPPDPVVPTRDAGAMWRYAGMAASALVGIAVSAFVGRA, from the coding sequence ATGAGAGACAACAGCTTCTACGGTCCGCTGGCCGATGTGGCCGGTGAGGCGGGCTACGACGATCATCCGCCGCGGATGGGCTTCTTCACCGACACCTCGGTGTGCATCGGCTGCAAGGCATGTGAGGTGGCCTGCAAGGAATGGAACGGGGTGCCCGACGCCCGAGCCGGGGCCGGGTTCAACCTGCTGGGCATGTCGTTCGACAACACCGGCGAACTGGGCGCCAACTCGTGGCGGCACGTGGCGTTCATCGAGCAACCTGCAAGCGATGAGCCGACGGTGGACTTGGGGATGCCGGGCTTCGAGCGGCCCGGGGAGGCGATGAGCGTCGACACCGGCACCGATTTCCGATGGCTGATGAGCAGCGACGTATGCAAGCACTGCACGCACGCGGGTTGCCTGGATGTGTGCCCTACGGGCGCGCTGTTCCGCACGGAGTTCGGCACCGTCGTTGTGCAGCAGGACATCTGCAACGGTTGCGGCTACTGCGTGTCGGGCTGCCCCTACGGCGTGATCGAGCGGCGCGAAGGTGACGGCCGCGCGTGGAAGTGCACCCTGTGCTACGACCGGTTGCGCGACGGCCTGGAACCCGCGTGCGCCAAGGCCTGCCCGACGGACTCGATCCAGTTCGGTGAGCTCGACGAGTTGCGGGAGCGGGCCGCCCGCCGCGTCGAGGATCTGCACGCGCGCGGCGTGAGGCAGGCCCGCCTCTACGGTGAGGACCCCAACGACGGCGTCGGTGGCGACGGCGCGTTCTTCCTGTTGCTCGACGAGCCGGAAGTCTATGGGCTGCCGCCGGATCCGGTGGTGCCGACACGCGACGCTGGGGCGATGTGGCGCTATGCGGGGATGGCCGCGTCGGCGTTGGTCGGTATCGCGGTGTCGGCGTTCGTGGGGCGGGCATGA